A genomic region of Homalodisca vitripennis isolate AUS2020 chromosome 5, UT_GWSS_2.1, whole genome shotgun sequence contains the following coding sequences:
- the LOC124363832 gene encoding uncharacterized protein LOC124363832 isoform X2: MYCPLFVLVVGLGSVVCFPPFHVRFLSRLDSNEYSDWSEEESQVSDSSGSDYSEPYKSRKDYSESCQSGSDYSEPYLSGSDYSDPCTSGSDYSESEQSESDYSESESSGSDYSESESSGRHYSKYYSLPKKEECAVIYPGRGMENDLFHGRCRREVLPALCRDNAMSQYDSNSWDSEDTYDSYGSSETEEQDSSEDKGYFLHAFHECHRLLPRYGKLDLQRHGDCLDILYPDVCNKFL; the protein is encoded by the exons ATGTATTGTCCCTTGTTTGTTCTGGTTGTT GGTTTAGGCTCAGTGGTATGCTTTCCACCTTTTCATGTACGATTTTTATCACGTTTGGATTCCAACGAGTACTCAGATTGGAGTGAAGAG GAATCACAGGTGTCCGACTCATCCGGAA GTGATTATTCTGAGCCATACAAATCCAGAAAAGATTATTCTGAGTCATGTCAATCCGGAAGTGATTATTCTGAGCCATACTTATCCGGAAGCGATTATTCTGATCCATGTACATCCGGAAGTGATTATTCTGAGTCAGAACAATCAGAGAGTGATTATTCTGAGTCAGAATCATCTGGAAGTGATTATTCTGAGTCAGAATCATCCGGAAGGCATTATTCTAAGTACTATTCACTTCCCAAAAAAGAAGAGTGTGCAGTAATATATCCAGGACGTGGGATGGAAAATGACCTCTTCCATGGCCGCTGTCGAAGAGAGGTTCTCCCAGCGCTTTGCAGAGATAACGCAATGTCTCAGTACGACTCCAACAGCTGGGACTCCGAAGACACATATGATTCATATGGATCATCCGAGACAGAAGAACAG gATTCGTCTGAAGACAAAGGCTACTTCCTGCACGCTTTCCACGAGTGCCATAGGTTACTCCCCAGATATGGCAAACTTGATCTGCAACGTCATGGAGACTGCCTGGATATTTTGTATCCTGACGTTTGCAATAAGTTTTTGTAG
- the LOC124363832 gene encoding uncharacterized protein LOC124363832 isoform X1 gives MYCPLFVLVVGLGSVVCFPPFHVRFLSRLDSNEYSDWSEEESQVSDSSGSDYSEPYLSGSDYSESYQSGSDYSEPYKSRKDYSESCQSGSDYSEPYLSGSDYSDPCTSGSDYSESEQSESDYSESESSGSDYSESESSGRHYSKYYSLPKKEECAVIYPGRGMENDLFHGRCRREVLPALCRDNAMSQYDSNSWDSEDTYDSYGSSETEEQDSSEDKGYFLHAFHECHRLLPRYGKLDLQRHGDCLDILYPDVCNKFL, from the exons ATGTATTGTCCCTTGTTTGTTCTGGTTGTT GGTTTAGGCTCAGTGGTATGCTTTCCACCTTTTCATGTACGATTTTTATCACGTTTGGATTCCAACGAGTACTCAGATTGGAGTGAAGAG GAATCACAGGTGTCCGACTCATCCGGAAGTGATTATTCTGAGCCATACTTATCTGGAAGTGATTATTCTGAGTCATACCAATCCGGAAGTGATTATTCTGAGCCATACAAATCCAGAAAAGATTATTCTGAGTCATGTCAATCCGGAAGTGATTATTCTGAGCCATACTTATCCGGAAGCGATTATTCTGATCCATGTACATCCGGAAGTGATTATTCTGAGTCAGAACAATCAGAGAGTGATTATTCTGAGTCAGAATCATCTGGAAGTGATTATTCTGAGTCAGAATCATCCGGAAGGCATTATTCTAAGTACTATTCACTTCCCAAAAAAGAAGAGTGTGCAGTAATATATCCAGGACGTGGGATGGAAAATGACCTCTTCCATGGCCGCTGTCGAAGAGAGGTTCTCCCAGCGCTTTGCAGAGATAACGCAATGTCTCAGTACGACTCCAACAGCTGGGACTCCGAAGACACATATGATTCATATGGATCATCCGAGACAGAAGAACAG gATTCGTCTGAAGACAAAGGCTACTTCCTGCACGCTTTCCACGAGTGCCATAGGTTACTCCCCAGATATGGCAAACTTGATCTGCAACGTCATGGAGACTGCCTGGATATTTTGTATCCTGACGTTTGCAATAAGTTTTTGTAG